A window of the Hordeum vulgare subsp. vulgare chromosome 5H, MorexV3_pseudomolecules_assembly, whole genome shotgun sequence genome harbors these coding sequences:
- the LOC123397544 gene encoding chaperone protein dnaJ 20, chloroplastic-like: MNTASSSSATLRCAGNGKPAGFGAGFGRRSGHCSCKVKAAAAASAGVCSPSRGDYYKVLSLEHSADVGAEEVKRAYRRLALQYHPDVCPPSRRAESTELFVELQRAYETLSDPATKVQYDAQLRTGRATVTPPADGFARDVWEAQLSVLRARSERRQNARRSSGRRF; the protein is encoded by the coding sequence ATGAACACCGCCAGCTCCAGTTCCGCCACGCTGAGGTGCGCCGGCAACGGCAAGCCTGCTGGCTTCGGCGCCGGCTTTGGCCGGAGGAGCGGCCACTGCAGCTGCAAGGTGAAGGCGGCGGCTGCCGCGAGCGCCGGTGTCTGCTCGCCGAGCAGGGGCGACTACTACAAGGTGCTGTCCCTGGAGCACTCGGCGGACGTGGGCGCGGAGGAGGTCAAGCGCGCGTACCGGCGGCTGGCCCTGCAGTACCACCCGGACGTGTGCCCGCCGTCGCGCCGGGCCGAGTCCACGGAGCTCTTCGTCGagctccagcgagcctacgagacGCTGTCCGACCCTGCAACCAAAGTGCAGTATGATGCTCAGCTGAGGACGGGTCGGGCGACGGTGACGCCGCCGGCAGATGGGTTTGCGAGGGACGTGTGGGAGGCTCAGCTGTCCGTGCTCCGGGCGAGGTCCGAACGGCGGCAGAATGCCAGGAGGTCCAGCGGCCGCCGGTTCTAG
- the LOC123397813 gene encoding FAD synthetase, chloroplastic-like isoform X2, with translation MERGGTAALACTFRSSSSSSPVSHCSPLLRSRGRPPAPAGAPHLLLPTGRRFSQNRFLETSKGLKRYSLTTFSPFGRPTSLNDADLVKDKMLIDCGEEQDCVLDGIVALGKFDALHIGHRELAMHASKSGNPFLLSFVGMAEVLGWEYRPPIVAHCDRKRVLSSWAPYCRNVVPLEYQVEFSKVRYLTPRQFVEKLSTDLRIKGVVAGENYRFGYKASGDAAELVKLCEEFGLSAFIVRSVMDTAKGSYNGATPAVNSSDKGQVSSSRVRQALSVGDIEYVSKLLGRKHRLVLTVSECSIKERKNIIIPKSCMVNMPPADGFYENCELFNGGYLGLCRVVISTETIDIEMKDESSLSPDPFQEVQQLGIEFG, from the exons ATGGAGCGGGGCGGCACCGCCGCGCTCGCCTGCACCtttcgctcctcctcctcctcctctccggtcTCCCACTGCTCACCTCTCCTCCGCTCTCGTGGACGCCCGCCCGCGCCCGCCGGGGCTCCTCACCTCCTACTGCCAACCGGCCGGCGCTTCAG TCAAAATAGGTTTTTAGAAACAAGCAAGGGGCTTAAGCGGTACTCGTTGACGACATTCAGCCCATTTGGGCGTCCAACTAGTCTGAACGATGCTGATTTAGTAAAAGATAAGATGCTAATTGATTGTGGAGAAGAGCAAGACTGTGTGCTTG ATGGGATAGTCGCCTTGGGAAAATTTGatgcccttcacattggccaccgGGAACTAGCCATGCATGCTTCTAAATCAGGAAAtccttttcttctttcttttgtgGGAATGGCTGAAGTACTAGGCTGGGAGTATAG GCCTCCCATAGTTGCTCATTGTGATCGGAAGCGAGTCCTTTCGTCTTGGGCACCATATTGTAGAAATGTGGTGCCTCTTGAATATCAAGTTGAGTTTTCAAAGGTCAGGTACCTAACTCCACGCCAATTTGTTGAGAAGTTATCAACGGATCTTAGAATAAAAGGTGTTGTAGCAG GTGAAAACTACAGATTCGGCTACAAAGCCTCTGGTGATGCAGCTGAGTTAGTGAAGCTGTGTGAGGAATTTGGTTTAAGTGCATTTATTGTACGGTCTGTCATGGACACCGCAAAGGGATCTTACAATGGAGCAACACCCGCCGTAAATTCAAGCGACAAAGGACAGGTGTCTTCTAGTCGTGTTCGCCAAGCTTTGTCAGTTGGTGACATTGAATACGTCTCCAAATTACTTGGGAGGAAACACCGCCTTGTGCTAACAGTGAGCGAATGCTCTATTAAGGAACGGAAAAACATTATAATTCCCAAATCTTGCATGGTTAACATGCCACCAGCTGACGGGTTCTACGAGAACTGTGAACTCTTCAATGGAGGGTATCTGGGACTATGCAGGGTGGTCATTAGCACAGAAACCATTGATATTGAGATGAAAGACGAGAGCAGTTTGTCACCAGacccttttcaagaagttcaacaaTTAGGGATAGAGTTCGGGTGA
- the LOC123397813 gene encoding FAD synthetase, chloroplastic-like isoform X1 yields MERGGTAALACTFRSSSSSSPVSHCSPLLRSRGRPPAPAGAPHLLLPTGRRFSYCSQNRFLETSKGLKRYSLTTFSPFGRPTSLNDADLVKDKMLIDCGEEQDCVLDGIVALGKFDALHIGHRELAMHASKSGNPFLLSFVGMAEVLGWEYRPPIVAHCDRKRVLSSWAPYCRNVVPLEYQVEFSKVRYLTPRQFVEKLSTDLRIKGVVAGENYRFGYKASGDAAELVKLCEEFGLSAFIVRSVMDTAKGSYNGATPAVNSSDKGQVSSSRVRQALSVGDIEYVSKLLGRKHRLVLTVSECSIKERKNIIIPKSCMVNMPPADGFYENCELFNGGYLGLCRVVISTETIDIEMKDESSLSPDPFQEVQQLGIEFG; encoded by the exons ATGGAGCGGGGCGGCACCGCCGCGCTCGCCTGCACCtttcgctcctcctcctcctcctctccggtcTCCCACTGCTCACCTCTCCTCCGCTCTCGTGGACGCCCGCCCGCGCCCGCCGGGGCTCCTCACCTCCTACTGCCAACCGGCCGGCGCTTCAG CTACTGCAGTCAAAATAGGTTTTTAGAAACAAGCAAGGGGCTTAAGCGGTACTCGTTGACGACATTCAGCCCATTTGGGCGTCCAACTAGTCTGAACGATGCTGATTTAGTAAAAGATAAGATGCTAATTGATTGTGGAGAAGAGCAAGACTGTGTGCTTG ATGGGATAGTCGCCTTGGGAAAATTTGatgcccttcacattggccaccgGGAACTAGCCATGCATGCTTCTAAATCAGGAAAtccttttcttctttcttttgtgGGAATGGCTGAAGTACTAGGCTGGGAGTATAG GCCTCCCATAGTTGCTCATTGTGATCGGAAGCGAGTCCTTTCGTCTTGGGCACCATATTGTAGAAATGTGGTGCCTCTTGAATATCAAGTTGAGTTTTCAAAGGTCAGGTACCTAACTCCACGCCAATTTGTTGAGAAGTTATCAACGGATCTTAGAATAAAAGGTGTTGTAGCAG GTGAAAACTACAGATTCGGCTACAAAGCCTCTGGTGATGCAGCTGAGTTAGTGAAGCTGTGTGAGGAATTTGGTTTAAGTGCATTTATTGTACGGTCTGTCATGGACACCGCAAAGGGATCTTACAATGGAGCAACACCCGCCGTAAATTCAAGCGACAAAGGACAGGTGTCTTCTAGTCGTGTTCGCCAAGCTTTGTCAGTTGGTGACATTGAATACGTCTCCAAATTACTTGGGAGGAAACACCGCCTTGTGCTAACAGTGAGCGAATGCTCTATTAAGGAACGGAAAAACATTATAATTCCCAAATCTTGCATGGTTAACATGCCACCAGCTGACGGGTTCTACGAGAACTGTGAACTCTTCAATGGAGGGTATCTGGGACTATGCAGGGTGGTCATTAGCACAGAAACCATTGATATTGAGATGAAAGACGAGAGCAGTTTGTCACCAGacccttttcaagaagttcaacaaTTAGGGATAGAGTTCGGGTGA